From a region of the Penaeus vannamei isolate JL-2024 chromosome 2, ASM4276789v1, whole genome shotgun sequence genome:
- the LOC113822977 gene encoding methyl farnesoate epoxidase, with product MLFLAVLGVVLVLWLLYRGTLKPRGFPPGPARTPFVGFLPQLEQHLIHKQMWRMSHSYGPVIGVFFAHKPVVVVNGWEAIKESLQNDDLNGRPEISLRKIMQGGVLRGVMFVEGEFWKEQRRFSLHHFRNLGFGKRSHESVIHEEARELIDEVLDADGSVKLQSLVGISSINILWAVMGGVRFPRKDPQLMHLVDSLNKLFRAGDPSGGLVGAFPFLRHFVSQENRAIVVMNGFALVEEFIKKAVEQHKESLDPNNPRDFIDIYLNEINNELNNNSKTSSTFSEKQLIAVCTDVFSAGAETGSATVAFSVMLMCLFPEVMKKVQKEIDSVIGRNRFPSMADRTDLPYVEATLNEVFRFRGAATFTVPHSAMRDTVLRGHRIPAKTMVMNNLYSVHMDPEYWGDPENFRPERFINADGTFRKDERMIPFGKGRRLCLGEPLARMTSFLLFAALVQHLDFELDPAVPVTNTEGVAGFTLGPPEFRVFAKRRF from the exons GACCGGCCCGAACTCCCTTCGTGGGATTTTTGCCTCAATTAGAGCAACATCTTATCCACAAGCAAATGTGGCGGATGTCACATAGTTATGGGCCAGTCATTGGAGTTTTTTTCGCCCACAAACCTGTCGTGGTCGTCAACGGATGGGAAGCCATTAAGGAGTCCCTGCAGAACGACGACCTCAATGGGCGTCCCGAGATCTCCCTTCGGAAGATAATGCAGGGAGGAGTTCTTCGCG GCGTGATGTTCGTGGAGGGTGAATTCTGGAAAGAACAGCGTCGCTTTTCCCTTCATCACTTCCGGAACTTGGGCTTCGGGAAACGCTCCCACGAGAGCGTCATCCACGAGGAGGCCAGGGAGCTCATCGACGAGGTCCTGGACGCCGACGGCAGCGTCAAactacag AGCCTCGTGGGCATTTCGTCCATCAACATCCTGTGGGCGGTGATGGGCGGCGTGCGGTTCCCGAGGAAGGACCCGCAGCTCATGCACCTCGTGGACAGCCTCAACAAACTCTTCAGAGCAGGAGAC CCAAGCGGCGGCCTCGTTGGCGCATTCCCCTTCCTGCGCCATTTTGTTTCCCAGGAAAACAGAGCTATAGTTGTCATGAACGGATTTGCTCTTGTCGAGGAATTTATTAAG AAAGCAGTAGAACAACACAAGGAAAGCCTCGACCCGAACAATCCTAGAGATTTTATAGATATTTACCTCAATGAGATCAACAACGaactcaacaacaacagcaaaacgagCTCCACTTTCTCTG AGAAGCAGCTGATTGCAGTTTGCACAGACGTGTTCAGCGCTGGCGCCGAGACCGGATCCGCCACGGTGGCGTTCTCTGTTATGCTCATGTGCCTCTTCCCGGAAGTCATGAAGAAAGTGCAAAAGGAGATTGACTCCGTTATTGGACGTAATCGTTTTCCCAGCATGGCGGACCGGACAGA CTTGCCCTACGTGGAAGCAACTCTCAATGAGGTTTTCCGTTTTCGGGGAGCGGCCACCTTCACCGTCCCTCACAGTGCAATGCGAGATACCGTTTTGCGG GGACACCGGATACCAGCCAAAACGATGGTAATGAACAACCTGTACAGTGTTCACATGGACCCTGAATACTGGGGCGACCCTGAAAACTTCCGTCCCGAGCGCTTCATCAACGCGGATGGAACCTTCCGCAAGGACGAGCGAATGATTCCCTTTGGCAAAG GTCGACGGCTGTGTCTCGGAGAGCCTCTCGCTCGCATGACGTCGTTCCTGCTGTTCGCGGCGCTCGTGCAGCACCTGGACTTCGAGCTCGACCCCGCCGTCCCCGTCACCAACACGGAAGGCGTCGCAGGGTTCACGCTCGGCCCGCCGGAGTTCAGAGTCTTTGCCAAACGCAGAttctga